In a genomic window of Lepisosteus oculatus isolate fLepOcu1 chromosome 3, fLepOcu1.hap2, whole genome shotgun sequence:
- the trappc6bl gene encoding trafficking protein particle complex subunit 6B, like: MEDEALFEFLHMEMVAHVYKKHTSREETEQERGKCISVLERMGFRVGQGLIERFTKDTPSFKDDLDLMKFLCKDFWIYVFRKQIDNLRTNHQGTYVLQDNKFRLLTQLSNGKQYLEEAPKYLAYTCGMVRGALSNLGVESVVTAEVSSLPSCKFQVVIQKT; the protein is encoded by the exons ATGGAGGATGAAGCCCTTTTTGAATTCCTCCATATGGAGATGGTGGCCCATGtgtacaaaaaacacacatccaGGGAGGAGACAGAACAG GAAAGGGGAAAGTGCATCTCCGTTTTGGAAAGGATGGGATTCAGGGTTGGACAGGGACTTATTGAAAG GTTTACCAAGGATACCCCTTCTTTCAAAGATGACCTGGACCTTATGAAGTTTCTCTGCAAAGATTTCTGGATATATGTTTTCCGGAAACAGATTGATAACCTGAGGACTAACCATCAG GGGACATATGTCCTACAAGACAACAAATTTCGCCTTCTGACACAGCTCTCCAATGGCAAGCAGTATTTGGAGGAGGCCCCTAAG tacctggcCTACACCTGCGGAATGGTGAGGGGAGCCCTGTCCAACCTTGGGGTCGAGAGCGTGGTGACAGCAGAGGTCTCCTCTCTGCCATCCT GTAAATTTCAGGTTGTGATCCAGAAGACTTAG
- the LOC107076653 gene encoding uncharacterized protein — MDLSERRPNKWWTETDTFTMLALIEELDLVRELDKKRQRNDSHFRRLRHSLAKRNIHFTVNQIRNRWKSLKHKYRKIKTAGYRSAAARLSAIESFRYFKKLDRMLARRPKGPGQLDGVGDGNLVVLSTSELEDHTDSDVPHPCSAVAWENFTSRMEGDSEDSKEHRGEPTDFAPAPWDTGEEVVTLGLSGEYLYPVKTEPHSLPSAHSRDPTGDPTCPRASPGTCEDISTLILQQLTILNHRLGEQLAEQRAFHCSMLGLMDRQIEVLQQLSNATRPSAKEGERERDSSTSQQVHDALVHILRGVEQARAQGLVPSPSKTPEPESALPSWTVSLLEVHQGLPPASENSAGAAAPAPQPQHEGRPDPPGAPLPEQPPPSPRRGVLLKGLSISCQNK; from the exons ATGGACCTGAGCGAGAGGAGGCCCAACAAGTGGTGGACCGAGACGGACACCTTCACCATGCTGGCCCTCATCGAGGAGCTGGACCTCGTGCGCGAGCTGGACAAGAAGCGCCAGCGCAACGACTCGCACTTCCGCCGCCTGCGCCACAGCCTGGCCAAGCGCAACATCCACTTCACCGTCAACCAGATCCGCAACCGCTGGAAGAGCCTCAAGCACAAGTACCGCAAGATCAAGACGGCCGGCTACCGCAGCGCCGCCGCCAGGCTCTCGGCCATCGAGTCCTTCCGCTACTTCAAGAAGCTGGACCGCATGCTGGCCAGGAGGCCCAAGGGGCCCGGCCAGCTGGACGGAGTGGGGGATGGAAATCTGGTGGTGCTGTCTACGTCCGAGCTGGAGGATCACACCGACA GTGATGTTCCTCACCCCTGCTCTGCAGTCGCCTGGGAAAACTTTACCAGCAGGATGGAGGGGGACAGTGAGGATAGCAAGGAGCATCGGGGAGAGCCCACGGACTTTGCCCCTGCCCCCTGGGACACGGGAGAGGAGGTGGTGACCTTGGGGCTGTCGGGGGAGTACCTGTATCCAGTGAAAACCGAACCACACTCACTGCCTTCTGCGCATAGCCGAGATCCCACCGGAGATCCTACCTGTCCCAGAGCCTCTCCGG GGACCTGTGAGGACATCAGCACTCTGATTCTGCAGCAGCTCACCATTCTCAACCACCGGCTGGGGGAGCAGCTGGCTGAGCAGAGGGCCTTTCACTGCAGCATGCTGGGGCTGATGGACCGCCAGATCGAGGTCCTGCAGCAGCTCTCCAACGCCACCCGGCCCTCCGccaaggagggagagagggagagggactcCTCCACCAGCCAGCAGGTCCACGACGCCCTGGTGCACATCCTGCGGGGCGTGGAGCAGGCCCGGGCCCAGGGCCTGGTGCCCAGCCCCTCCAAAACCCCAGAGCCCGAGTCCGCCCTCCCCTCCTGGACGGTCTCGCTCCTCGAGGTGCACCAGGGCTTGCCCCCCGCCAGCGAGAACTCGGCCGGCGCAGCGGCTCCAGCACCGCAGCCCCAGCACGAGGGCCGGCCAGACCCGCCTGGGGCCCCCCTCCCCGAGCAGCCGCCACCTTCCCCCCGCCGCGGGGTGCTGCTTAAGGGGCTCTCCATCAGCTGCCAGAACAAGTGA
- the bloc1s3 gene encoding biogenesis of lysosome-related organelles complex 1 subunit 3, with translation MASNKYQTVVQGEASETDSDEEAYITSLSSSYPVAAGVKVLGEASETDSEDEAGGATRPIEVRAATEDVQKDLPPLIVIRNPPDSPVSAAEEKPVLRLRQGGRYSTLLQQKLQESNARLCGDVTQTVRQVYQNATKEIRLATAHLNNSQNGIINASHSIRLVLEDLKSVSEKIDIITSCNLLPDIRISTPQLGLKEC, from the coding sequence ATGGCCAGTAACAAATACCAGACGGTCGTGCAGGGCGAGGCTTCTGAGACGGACTCGGACGAAGAGGCTTACATTACCTCCCTGTCTTCCTCCTACCCCGTCGCGGCCGGGGTTAAAGTGCTCGGCGAGGCTTCGGAAACGGACAGCGAGGACGAGGCCGGGGGCGCGACGAGACCCATCGAGGTGCGGGCGGCCACCGAGGACGTGCAGAAGGACCTGCCCCCGCTGATAGTGATCAGAAACCCCCCCGACAGTCCGGTTTCGGCCGCGGAGGAGAAACCGGTGCTCAGGCTGCGGCAGGGCGGGCGCTACAGCACGTTACTGCAGCAGAAACTGCAGGAGAGCAACGCCCGCCTGTGCGGCGACGTGACCCAGACGGTGAGGCAGGTGTACCAGAACGCCACCAAAGAGATTCGCCTGGCCACTGCTCACCTGAACAATTCCCAGAACGGCATCATCAACGCCTCGCACAGCATCCGCCTTGTCCTGGAGGACCTGAAGTCCGTGTCGGAAAAGATCGACATCATCACGAGTTGTAACCTGCTACCCGACATCAGAATAAGCACTCCCCAGCTCGGACTTAAGGAGTGCTGA
- the nkpd1 gene encoding NTPase KAP family P-loop domain-containing protein 1 has translation MNTKGQLSDAVYAYSLSQALTKVAPPATIGLYSSCRTRLRLLRRSIETHVNKEAKKREQDYRAQPPPRSHQPSIQSLLNVLVKMIFYWPVWTTAHQQRKNVRYIFVEFSAWHFAGSDLLWAGLAIRLCEAFQKSFGRLVLSVYRVAQHTENVRRKVIQESVGEWRAKRVCCVPLWLVCLAVLSGVIALLGLMLVVGLPAGKPGEDGIAVVESLAIATLGLPAAGAIRFTILLGKNLMFNQDINIRKAMDSSKMSSQLGFMNEVKKEMEVLSSFIRFMEVYERRKIRVVLQITNLERCTPEKIVGVLDALNILLSDEESPFISLLAVNPRIIVKCVESAGCYHSSEENGYAFLNRIVTLPFTVPELCDTSKLNVFKNLVRGQSDNPEDCIPDENERMEISIAETPCPKDDSSVESGSQNELQNLLSSSTSQCDKYHIDADRLEMIESVFEKAMNAICNKRSLCECIGDNSISMRRIINSVRVSATIMVAVEAELSSPDTIAAWVVLANQWPCRLSWILQCVEDDEQRAEIDQGGGIDDGKTLWEVFSESRIELHMIRKEIASLLEQDGDPELFERFLKVDFPLTIRVANKFRCFTVNLDHSIRKELAIYRGSASLKDTMKKTGHAPLPLRSVLKMDMDDVCKEIKKLNLHDSYAETIKQNKLDGEALIYSNNSEIKEVLRMSLGEWTVFSIHFLGVKPPPVSATTDSVTPLGHQLSRPLQPEGAPSLSCP, from the exons ATGAATACTAAAG GTCAGCTTTCAGATGCAGTCTATGCCTACAGCCTCTCCCAGGCCCTGACAAAAGTGGCTCCCCCTGCGACTATAGGCCTGTACTCGTCCTGTCGAACCCGCCTCCGCCTGCTCAGGAGAAGTATTGAAA CTCACGTGAACAAAGAAGCCAAGAAGAGAGAGCAGGACTATAGGGCACAACCCCCACCGAGATCGCATCAGCCCTCCATCCAAAGTCTGCTGAATGTTTTGGTGAAGATGATTTTCTATTGGCCTGTGTGGACCACGGCGCACCAGCAGAGGAAGAATGTCCGTTATATCTTTGTGGAGTTCAGCGCCTGGCACTTTGCAGGGAGTGACCTGCTGTGGGCAGGGCTGGCAATCAGACTCTGTGAAGCTTTCCAGAAGAGCTTTGGGAGGCTGGTCCTCAGTGTGTATCGTGTAGCTCAACACACAGAAAATGTAAGAAGGAAGGTCATCCAGGAGAGTGTGGGAGAGTGGAGAGCTAAAAGGGTCTGCTGCGTTCCTCTCTGGTTGGTTTGCCTTGCTGTGCTCTCTGGGGTCATCGCGTTACTTGGTCTCATGTTAGTGGTCGGGTTGCCCGCTGGGAAACCAGGGGAAGATGGTATTGCCGTGGTAGAGTCTCTCGCCATCGCCACACTGGGGCTCCCAGCCGCAGGCGCCATCCGCTTCACCATTCTGCTGGGGAAGAACCTCATGTTTAACCAGGACATCAACATCAGGAAGGCGATGGACAGCTCCAAAATGAGCAGCCAGCTGGGCTTCATGAACGAAGTGAAGAAGGAGATGGAGGTCCTCTCCAGCTTCATCCGTTTCATGGAAGTCTATGAGAGGAGGAAGATCCGCGTGGTCCTGCAGATCACCAACCTGGAGCGGTGCACTCCGGAGAAAATCGTGGGGGTCTTAGACGCCCTAAACATCTTACTTTCCGATGAGGAAAGCCCATTCATTTCCCTGCTGGCTGTCAATCCTCGGATCATTGTGAAGTGTGTGGAAAGTGCTGGCTGCTATCACAGCTCGGAGGAGAATGGCTACGCGTTCCTAAATCGCATTGTGACTTTGCCCTTCACCGTACCTGAACTCTGCGACACTTCCAAACTGAACGTTTTTAAAAATCTCGTCAGGGGCCAGTCAGACAACCCGGAAGATTGCATTCCGGATGAGAATGAAAGAATGGAAATTAGTATAGCAGAAACTCCATGCCCCAAGGATGACTCGTCTGTAGAAAGTGGCTCGCAAAATGAACTCCAGAATCTTTTGAGCAGTAGCACTTCGCAATGTGACAAATACCACATTGATGCTGACAGGTTGGAGATGattgaaagtgtctttgagaaagctATGAATGCCATCTGCAATAAGAGAAGCCTTTGTGAATGCATCGGGGATAATAGCATAAGCATGAGGAGAATAATCAACTCCGTTAGGGTGTCGGCCACCATTATGGTGGCAGTAGAAGCCGAGCTGTCTTCTCCAGACACCATTGCAGCCTGGGTGGTCCTGGCAAACCAGTGGCCTTGTCGCCTGAGCTGGATCTTGCAGTGCGTGGAGGATGACGAGCAGAGAGCAGAGATTGACCAGGGCGGGGGCATCGACGACGGCAAGACGCTGTGGGAGGTCTTCAGCGAGTCACGGATCGAGCTGCACATGATCCGAAAGGAGATCGCCAGCCTCCTGGAGCAGGACGGAGACCCCGAGCTGTTTGAGAGGTTTCTCAAGGTCGACTTCCCCCTCACCATCAGGGTCGCTAACAAGTTCAGGTGTTTCACCGTCAACCTCGACCATTCCATCAGGAAGGAGCTGGCCATCTATCGAGGGAGCGCCAGCCTGAAGGATACCATGAAGAAGACGGGCCACGCCCCTCTGCCACTGAGATCGGTGCTGAAGATGGACATGGACGATGTGTGCAAAGAG ataaAAAAACTAAACCTCCATGATTCCTATGCTGAGACCATCAAGCAGAATAAGTTGGACGGCGAGGCGCTGATCTACAGCAACAATAGCGAGATCAAGGAAGTGTTGCGTATGTCTCTGGGAGAGTGGACTGTTTTCAGCATTCACTTCTTGGGTGTGAAACCACCGCCTGTGTCCGCAACTACCGACAGTGTCACACCGCTGGGCCATcaactgtcacgccctctgcagccagagggcgctccttctctgtcctgtccctag